CCGCGATGATGCGCGATCATCAGCTTGAGGAACAGCACCTCGGCGGCGCGGCCGGACGCCTTCTCCAGGTCGGAGAGCTGCCCGCGGGTCGCCATCCCCGGCATCGGGGCCCCCTCGCCGCGGTGGCCGCCGTGCCCGGACATCCAGCGCATGCGGCCGGACGGGTCGGCCTTCGGCAGGCCCCACTCGTCCAGCCAGGCCGTCATCATGCCGATCTGGGCGGACTGGGTGTTGATGATGTCGTAGGCCAGCAGCCGGGTCTCGGGATCGTCCGTGCGGTCCCTGACGATGAACGACATCCGCACCGCCTGGGCGTGGTGGACGCTCATGTCGCGGGCGAAGCCCGCCTCCGGACCGTCCGTGCCGGGCCGTTCCGAGCGGGAGATGGCGAGCGCGACCAGGACGGCTCCCGCGACCAGGACCAGGGCCGCGAGGACGGCGGTGGCCCGCCGCCCCCGCGGCGCCGCGGGGCCCTCGCTCACGGGGTGTCCTTGCCGCCGGAGCAGGC
The sequence above is a segment of the Actinomadura coerulea genome. Coding sequences within it:
- a CDS encoding DUF305 domain-containing protein, with amino-acid sequence MSEGPAAPRGRRATAVLAALVLVAGAVLVALAISRSERPGTDGPEAGFARDMSVHHAQAVRMSFIVRDRTDDPETRLLAYDIINTQSAQIGMMTAWLDEWGLPKADPSGRMRWMSGHGGHRGEGAPMPGMATRGQLSDLEKASGRAAEVLFLKLMIAHHRGGVGMARAVLERTRHDRVRRLARTMAEGQQSEIAQMNAMLRQRGSPAV